One genomic segment of Nerophis ophidion isolate RoL-2023_Sa unplaced genomic scaffold, RoL_Noph_v1.0 HiC_scaffold_323, whole genome shotgun sequence includes these proteins:
- the LOC133548002 gene encoding LOW QUALITY PROTEIN: ATP synthase subunit a-like (The sequence of the model RefSeq protein was modified relative to this genomic sequence to represent the inferred CDS: substituted 2 bases at 2 genomic stop codons), with protein sequence MLTMIVSLFDQFISPILLGVPLILLAFTLPXTLFPSSTPLXFNTRLVNIQSTAFMRFTHQILQPLNQPGHKWALILTSLILYLITLNLLGMLPYTYTPTTQLSHNLGLAVPIWLATVITGVRNSTTNALAHLLPPATPVALIPALVIIETISLFIRPLALGVRLTANLTAGHLLIYLIGAGAFALSSIIPPVAGVTLAIMLLLTLLEFAVAMIQAYVFVLLLSLYLQENI encoded by the coding sequence ATGCTGACCATGATAGTAAGCCTTTTTGACCAGTTTATATCACCAATACTTCTTGGTGTACCATTAATTCTATTAGCTTTTACCCTTCCATGAACCCTCTTCCCTTCGTCCACACCTTTATGATTTAACACACGATTGGTTAACATTCAGTCAACTGCTTTTATGCGGTTCACACACCAAATTCTTCAACCCCTTAATCAACCAGGACATAAGTGGGCCTTAATTTTAACCTCCTTGATACTATACTTAATTACATTAAACCTTTTGGGTATGCTCCCTTACACCTATACCCCAACAACACAGCTTTCCCACAACCTGGGTTTAGCTGTACCTATTTGGTTGGCCACAGTAATCACAGGGGTACGCAATAGTACAACCAATGCTCTAGCACATCTACTCCCTCCAGCTACCCCTGTTGCTCTGATCCCCGCTCTTGTAATCATTGAAACAATTAGCCTATTTATTCGACCTTTAGCGTTAGGTGTACGACTAACTGCTAATCTGACAGCAGGTCACCTTTTAATATATCTCATAGGCGCTGGAGCATTTGCTCTCTCCTCTATTATACCTCCTGTAGCCGGTGTTACATTAGCTATTATGCTTTTACTAACCCTTTTAGAGTTTGCCGTGGCCATGATTCAAGCTTATGTTTTCGTACTTCTACTGAGCCTTTATTTACAAGAAAATATCTAA